A region from the Lolium perenne isolate Kyuss_39 chromosome 4, Kyuss_2.0, whole genome shotgun sequence genome encodes:
- the LOC127294101 gene encoding alcohol dehydrogenase 3 → MATAGKVIKCKAAVAWEAGKPLSIEEVEVAPPQAMEVRVKILYTALCHTDVYFWEAKGQTPVFPRILGHEAGGIVESVGEGVTELVPGDHVLPVFTGECKECAHCKSEESNLCDLLRINVDRGVMIGDGQSRFTINGKPIFHFVGTSTFSEYTVIHVGCLAKINPEAPLDKVCVLSCGISTGLGATLNVAKPKKGSTVAIFGLGAVGLAAMEGAKMAGASRIIGVDLNPAKYEQAKKFGCTDFVNPKDHTKPVQEVLVDMTNGGVDSAVECTGNINAMISAFECVHDGWGVAVLVGVPHKEAVFKTHPMNFLNERTLKGTFFGNYKPRTDLPEVVEMYMRKELELEKFITHSVPFSQINTAFDLMLKGEGLRCVMRMDE, encoded by the exons ATGGCGACCGCCGGGAAGGTGATCAAGTGCAAAG CTGCGGTGGCATGGGAGGCCGGGAAGCCGCTCTCGATCGAGGAGGTGGAGGTTGCTCCGCCGCAGGCCATGGAAGTCCGCGTCAAGATCCTCTACACTGCCCTCTGCCACACTGATGTATACTTCTGGGAAGCCAAG GGCCAAACACCGGTTTTTCCTAGGATCCTAGGCCATGAGGCTGGAGG CATTGTTGAGAGTGTTGGAGAAGGCGTGACCGAGCTCGTGCCGGGTGACCATGTCCTCCCGGTGTTCACCGGTGAATGCAAGGAGTGTGCCCATTGCAAATCAGAGGAGAGCAACTTGTGTGACCTCCTCAGGATCAATGTGGATCGGGGTGTGATGATCGGTGATGGACAGTCCCGTTTCACCATCAACGGGAAACCGATCTTCCACTTCGTTGGGACCTCCACCTTTAGCGAGTACACTGTGATCCATGTCGGGTGCCTTGCGAAGATCAACCCAGAGGCACCCCTTGACAAAGTTTGTGTTCTGAGCTGTGGTATCTCAACTG GACTTGGCGCCACGCTAAATGTTGCGAAACCAAAGAAGGGTTCAACGGTGGCAATTTTTGGTCTTGGAGCTGTTGGCCTTGCT GCCATGGAAGGGGCCAAGATGGCTGGTGCATCAAGGATCATTGGCGTGGACTTGAACCCAGCAAAATATGAACAAG CTAAGAAATTTGGGTGCACTGACTTTGTGAACCCCAAGGACCATACCAAGCCCGTGCAAGAG GTGCTTGTGGATATGACCAACGGTGGAGTCGACAGTGCCGTCGAGTGTACTGGCAACATCAACGCCATGATCTCCGCCTTTGAATGCGTTCACGAT GGGTGGGGTGTGGCCGTGCTGGTGGGTGTTCCGCACAAGGAGGCGGTGTTCAAGACCCACCCGATGAATTTCCTGAACGAGAGGACCCTGAAAGGCACCTTCTTCGGCAACTACAAGCCACGTACCGACCTTCCTGAAGTCGTCGAGATGTACATGAGGAAGGAGCTGGAGCTAGAGAAGTTCATCACACACAGTGTGCCATTCTCGCAGATCAACACAGCGTTTGATCTCATGCTCAAGGGGGAGGGCCTGCGATGCGTCATGAGGATGGACGAGTAG